In Acidisarcina polymorpha, the DNA window AATCGACCATTCTCCGGCATAGTTCCTCTGCCAAATGTGCTGATGATCGACGACCGCGAGACCTAGACTCCCGAACTCCTGAGAAATAGCCGAGATGGGATGCCCGACGAGCTCGGCATCGGCCTCGCCATCGCGGGCGAAACTTCGGATTCCTGAGCCGGTTGCTACCAATACTTTTGCCATAGTTTCTCGTATGAAGACCGAGGTCCCTCCACTTCGCTGCGCTCCCGCCGGCCTGACAAAGCTTAAGTAGCTTAGCCGAACAAGAACTCCTTCGTCCGCAAATCCTTCACCAGATCGCGCAGCTTCGCGGCCTTCTCAAACTCGAACTTCTTCGCCGCCTCGCGCATATCCGATTCGAGATTGGCAATATAGGCGTCGAGCTCAAGCTGGTTCTTGAACTCAGGCATCGTCGCTTCCTGGTCGGTCAAATCGGCGTATTCGGCTTTGAGGATCTGGGCGAGCGACATATCCACGGCGCGAATGATCGAGGTTGGCGTGATCCCGTGCTCTTCGTTATATTCCACCTGTACTTCGCGGCGACGGTTGGTTTCATCGATCGCTTGCTTCATCGAATCGGTCATCTTGTCCGCATAGAGAATTGCCCGGCCATGCACATTGCGGGCCGCGCGGCCGATGGTCTGGATCAGCGAACCTGAACTGCGCAGAAAGCCCTCTTTATCCGCATCGAGAATCGCGACCAGCGAGACCTCCGGCAAGTCAAGCCCTTCGCGTAACAGATTGATGCCGATGAGCACGTCGTACTCACCCTTCCGCAGGTCGCGCAGAATGCGAATGCGCTCGAGCGTCTCAATCTCCGAGTGCATGTAGCGGCAGCGGACCCCGACCTCGGTATAGTAGCCAGCCAGGTCTTCCGCCATCCGCTTGGTGAGCGTCGTCACCAGCACGCGCTCATTTTTCTTCGCACGAATGCGGATCTCGGCCAGCAAATCGTCAATCTGGCCGCGGATCGGGCGAATCTCGATCTCCGGATCGACCAGCCCCGTCGGCCGAATGATCTGCTCGACGACCACCCCTGAAGACTTCGTCAGCTCATAAGCGCTCGGCGTCGCCGAGACATAAATAATCTGACCGGTGCGGCTTTCAAACTCCTCAAATTTCAACGGACGGTTGTCCATCGCCGAGGGCAGGCGGAAGCCGTAATCGACCAGGTTCTGTTTGCGCGAGCGGTCCCCATGCCACATTCCATGCAGCTGCGGAACCGTCACATGCGACTCATCGATGAAGAGTAGAAAGTCACGAGGAAAATAATCGAGCAGCGTCGGGGGAGGCTCGCCCGGCAGCCGTCCCGAGAAGTGGCGGGAGTAATTCTCAATGCCGTGGCAGTAGCCCATCGACTTGATCATTTCGAGGTCGAACCGCGTCCGCTGATGAATCCGCTGCGACTCCACCAGACGACCCTGGTTCTCGAGGTCCTTCTCCCACCATTCCAGCTCTTCGAGAATGGTGCCGATCGCGGTCGACTTGCGCTCTGGCTGAACGACATAGTGGGACTTGGGATAAATCGGCAGCCGTGCATACTTCTGCCGGACGGTGCCAAAGAGCGGATCGATCTGCGCGAGCGAATCGATTTCGTCGCCAAAAAGCTCGATGCGAAAGGCATTTTCGTCGTAAGTCGGAAAGACCTCGATGACATCGCCGCGTACCCGAAAAGTGCCACGGCGAAAATCGGAGTCATTGCGTTCGTAAAGGATCTCGACCAGCCGCCGGGTAATGTCTTCGCGGCGGATCTTCTGGCCTTTTTCAAGCAACATCAACATGCCGTAGTAGGCTTCCGGCGAACCGAGGCCGTAGATGCACGAAACCGACGAAACAATGATGGCGTCGCGTCGTTCGAAGAGCGAGCGCGTCGCTGAGAGCCGCAGCTTGTCGAGCTCTTCATTGATGGTCGCTTCCTTCTCGATATACAGGTCGCCAGCCGGAATGTAGGCCTCCGGCTGGTAATAATCGTAGTAGGAGACAAAGTACTCGACCGCATTGGAGGGGAAAAACTGCTTGAACTCGTGAAAGAGCTGGGCGGCGAGCGTCTTGTTGTGAGCAAGGATCAGCGCTGGCCGGTTCAGCGCCTCAATGATCTTGGCCATGGTGAAAGTCTTGCCCGAACCGGTCACGCCAAGCAGCGTCTGATGCTGCTCGCCCGCCGCAATGCCGGAGATAAGTTCGTCGATGGCGCGGGGTTGGTCGCCTCTAGGTTTGTAGTCGCTGACTAGCTGAAAATCCATGTTTGCCTGCTTTGATGGTAAATGCAGCGGTGGCGGCGCGGTCTGCCTTCTGCCGGCCGAAACTCCTGGAGCCTGTATCATCGGCCTGTTGCGCTGATTTCCTGTTGCGGTGACTTCTTTCGATGACATCTGAATCGCCCTCCTGGCGGCTGACGGCGGCCCGTTATACCCTGATCACCTTGGTCGCCCTGCTGCTGGTGGCCGTGTATCGCCGCGTTCTCCACGTGAACCAGACAACTGTCGCCCTCACCTTCTTGGTCTTGATTATGTTGGTGGCGACACGCTGGCGTCTCGCTTACTCGGTCTACCTCTCGGCGCTCTGCACGGTGCTCTACAACTTTTTCTTCCTGCCGCCTATCGGTACTCTGACCATTGCCGACCCGCAAAACTGGGTGACCCTCGTTGCCTTTCTCATGGCTAGCGTGCTCGTCAGTCACTTGGCCGACGGTGAGCGCAAAGCAGCGGCGCAATCGGAGCGGCGCCGCGGCGAGGTCGAACGGCTCTTCGAGTTCAGCGAGCAGTTGCTGCTTTATGACGACCTGCGCGCGCTCGCTCGCACCGCCCCCTCGCTCATCGCCACCATCTTCAAGCTGCGCGCCGTCGCGCTCTACATCCGGGAACAAGATCGGGCCTACTATTCCGACCCCGAGAACGAACTGCTTCCCGCCGAGCGGCTCCGGGCTGTCGCCGAAGAGACCGATGCGGCCGCCCTCTCTTCGAATCATGTGCGCCTCCTGCCCCTGGCGCTCGGGATGCAATCGAGCGGAGCGCTCGCGATGACGGAAAGCAGCTACCCCGAAGGCATGTACGCAGCCATCGCCGGGCTGATGGCCATCGCCCTCGAACGCGCCTCTGCCCTCGAGCGTTTCAGCCACATCGAGGCTTCCCGCGAAGGAGAGCGGCTCCGGGGCGCGTTGTTGGATTCGGTGACCCACGAACTGCGCACTCCGTTGACCGCCATCCGCGCCGCCGCCACCATGCTCCTCAGCCAGCCCTCGCTCGCCGACGCCGACCGCCAAGAGATGTACGCGATCGTCGATGAAGAGAGCTCAAGGCTCGACCGGCTCATCGGCCAGGCCGTTGAGATGGCGCAGCTCGATTCGGAAAGCCTTCAAGTCAGGCCGCAGCCGCAGCAGTTGCGCGAGGTCATCGACCTGGCGCTCGAAGACATTCGCCAACTCCTCAAAAATCGTTCCGTCGAGGTCCTGGTGCCCGACGATCAGCCAGCAGTCTCGATGGACCGTGAGCTGGTTCGACGGGTCTTGCGCCAGCTGATCGAAAACGCGGCCAAATATTCGCCCCGCGATCTCCCCATCACCCTGTCCAGCAAACTCACCGAAGACCGGCTGCTGGTCACGGTCAGCGACCGCGGCCCCGGCATCGACGAGTCCGATCAGCCGTTTGTCTTCGACAAGTTTTTTAGGGGAAAGCAGCGCGAAAGGGTCCAGGGTTCCGGGATGGGCCTGGCAATAGCCCGGGCCATCTTGCGCGCCCACGGCGGCGGCATCGACGTCAAAAGCAGCCCTCAGTCCGGAACTTCCTTCACCTTCTGGCTGCCGCTCACAATCCAGCCCGCTTCCATGGAAACATAGCTTTCTGGATCCGTATCACGACCAAGGGAACAACTATCGATGAAGACGACCTACATCCTCATGGCCGGCCTGCCCGGAACCGGCAAAACCACTTTAGCCGAGGCTCTTGCCGCTGAGCTGGACGCAGCAGTCCTGAACAAAGACGTGGTGCGCGCCGCGCTGTTTCCGGGCCGTTTCACCGACTACACCCGGGAACAGGACGACCTCTGCTTCGACGCCCTCCTTGAAGCAGCCAATTACCTTGCGCGCCAGGGACGCACCCGGTTT includes these proteins:
- the uvrB gene encoding excinuclease ABC subunit UvrB, encoding MDFQLVSDYKPRGDQPRAIDELISGIAAGEQHQTLLGVTGSGKTFTMAKIIEALNRPALILAHNKTLAAQLFHEFKQFFPSNAVEYFVSYYDYYQPEAYIPAGDLYIEKEATINEELDKLRLSATRSLFERRDAIIVSSVSCIYGLGSPEAYYGMLMLLEKGQKIRREDITRRLVEILYERNDSDFRRGTFRVRGDVIEVFPTYDENAFRIELFGDEIDSLAQIDPLFGTVRQKYARLPIYPKSHYVVQPERKSTAIGTILEELEWWEKDLENQGRLVESQRIHQRTRFDLEMIKSMGYCHGIENYSRHFSGRLPGEPPPTLLDYFPRDFLLFIDESHVTVPQLHGMWHGDRSRKQNLVDYGFRLPSAMDNRPLKFEEFESRTGQIIYVSATPSAYELTKSSGVVVEQIIRPTGLVDPEIEIRPIRGQIDDLLAEIRIRAKKNERVLVTTLTKRMAEDLAGYYTEVGVRCRYMHSEIETLERIRILRDLRKGEYDVLIGINLLREGLDLPEVSLVAILDADKEGFLRSSGSLIQTIGRAARNVHGRAILYADKMTDSMKQAIDETNRRREVQVEYNEEHGITPTSIIRAVDMSLAQILKAEYADLTDQEATMPEFKNQLELDAYIANLESDMREAAKKFEFEKAAKLRDLVKDLRTKEFLFG
- a CDS encoding ATP-binding protein, whose protein sequence is MTSESPSWRLTAARYTLITLVALLLVAVYRRVLHVNQTTVALTFLVLIMLVATRWRLAYSVYLSALCTVLYNFFFLPPIGTLTIADPQNWVTLVAFLMASVLVSHLADGERKAAAQSERRRGEVERLFEFSEQLLLYDDLRALARTAPSLIATIFKLRAVALYIREQDRAYYSDPENELLPAERLRAVAEETDAAALSSNHVRLLPLALGMQSSGALAMTESSYPEGMYAAIAGLMAIALERASALERFSHIEASREGERLRGALLDSVTHELRTPLTAIRAAATMLLSQPSLADADRQEMYAIVDEESSRLDRLIGQAVEMAQLDSESLQVRPQPQQLREVIDLALEDIRQLLKNRSVEVLVPDDQPAVSMDRELVRRVLRQLIENAAKYSPRDLPITLSSKLTEDRLLVTVSDRGPGIDESDQPFVFDKFFRGKQRERVQGSGMGLAIARAILRAHGGGIDVKSSPQSGTSFTFWLPLTIQPASMET